One Fibrobacter sp. UWR2 DNA window includes the following coding sequences:
- a CDS encoding LysM peptidoglycan-binding domain-containing protein, translating into MKFFKCATITLGLSALIASAYVVKEGDTLWDLSDEYLHDPFAWPDLWENNRHIQDPHWIYPGDSIYLGDSVRDEPVMVIPADKKKYPCKAAVADSNLPKGNGYTVSNAGCDENDERNGEFENMLGNLRDKDKKQKKKRQEEDSYYYKKRPAPKIFNGYYQILAPEIYTLDSLKNDSSFVSVRSGEKKEPILHIPEMEIVVGIGKKTHPNLKKGDLVEILDAKKIEVPANHGRTFDKFALLKLSGVAKITAIGDTLSRAMIMQSFREIKINQSKCRLKHPLEPINVSGYENVPESNIDSMAQIRYAMDPMLIIGSYSYVLIGKGSDQGYNTGDAVAIWEEDKSDASIPPRLLGRGIIARAAQNEAAVLVREAYSNNRRIETGHRVSVTHKASIVK; encoded by the coding sequence ATGAAGTTTTTCAAGTGTGCGACCATCACCCTCGGTCTGTCGGCCCTAATTGCTTCCGCCTACGTGGTCAAGGAAGGCGATACCCTCTGGGACCTGAGCGACGAATACCTGCACGACCCGTTTGCCTGGCCCGACCTCTGGGAAAACAACAGGCACATCCAGGACCCGCACTGGATTTACCCAGGCGACTCCATCTACCTCGGCGACTCCGTCCGTGACGAGCCCGTGATGGTGATTCCCGCCGACAAGAAGAAATACCCCTGCAAGGCTGCGGTAGCCGATTCGAACCTGCCCAAGGGCAATGGATACACGGTGAGCAACGCCGGCTGCGACGAGAACGACGAACGCAACGGCGAATTCGAGAACATGCTCGGCAACCTCCGCGACAAGGACAAAAAGCAGAAGAAGAAACGCCAGGAAGAAGATTCCTACTACTACAAGAAGCGTCCCGCACCGAAGATTTTCAACGGTTACTACCAGATTCTCGCTCCCGAAATCTACACTTTGGATTCCCTGAAGAACGATTCCAGTTTCGTCTCCGTCCGTTCGGGCGAAAAGAAGGAACCCATCCTCCACATTCCCGAAATGGAAATCGTCGTAGGTATCGGCAAGAAGACCCACCCCAACCTCAAGAAGGGTGATCTCGTCGAGATTCTTGACGCAAAGAAAATCGAGGTTCCCGCAAACCACGGGCGCACCTTCGACAAGTTCGCGCTCCTCAAGCTTTCGGGTGTAGCCAAAATTACCGCCATCGGCGATACGCTTTCCCGCGCGATGATCATGCAGAGTTTCCGCGAAATCAAAATCAATCAGTCCAAGTGCCGCCTAAAGCACCCGCTTGAACCGATTAACGTAAGCGGCTACGAGAACGTTCCCGAATCGAACATCGACTCGATGGCGCAGATCCGTTACGCAATGGACCCGATGCTCATTATCGGAAGCTATTCCTACGTGCTCATCGGTAAGGGCTCCGACCAAGGCTACAACACCGGCGACGCCGTCGCCATCTGGGAAGAAGACAAATCCGACGCCTCGATTCCCCCGCGCCTGCTCGGCCGCGGAATCATCGCCCGCGCCGCCCAGAACGAAGCAGCGGTCCTAGTCCGCGAAGCTTATTCCAACAACCGCCGTATCGAAACCGGTCATAGAGTTTCCGTTACCCACAAGGCTAGTATCGTCAAGTGA
- a CDS encoding response regulator transcription factor, whose protein sequence is MQHKILIVEDEEIIRLGLQDNFELENYIVETAADGDEAVAKADSFLPHLVILDLMIPKKSGFEVCRIIRKKHPECFIIMLTAKTEETSKVAGLEMGADDYVTKPFSILELLARVKAFLRRTEVAAPQESIPQTNDAIDFADIHLDFKKYEATKAGEPLEMSAREFQILKYFWQHRGEVVLREDLLTDIWGYTPDNMPSTRTIDNHIVNLRKKLEDDQTNPKIIVSIRGAGYKFDA, encoded by the coding sequence ATGCAGCACAAAATACTCATCGTCGAAGACGAAGAAATCATCAGGCTTGGGCTCCAGGATAACTTCGAGCTTGAGAACTACATCGTCGAAACCGCCGCCGATGGCGACGAGGCCGTTGCAAAAGCGGACTCGTTCCTCCCTCACCTGGTCATCCTCGATCTGATGATTCCGAAGAAGAGCGGGTTCGAAGTCTGCCGCATCATCCGCAAGAAGCACCCGGAATGCTTCATCATCATGCTCACGGCAAAGACCGAAGAAACAAGCAAGGTGGCAGGCCTCGAGATGGGCGCCGACGACTACGTGACCAAACCGTTCTCTATCTTGGAACTGCTTGCCCGCGTGAAGGCGTTCCTCCGCCGCACAGAAGTCGCCGCACCACAAGAAAGTATTCCACAGACAAACGACGCCATCGACTTTGCCGACATCCATCTGGATTTCAAGAAGTACGAAGCGACGAAGGCAGGCGAACCCCTCGAGATGTCCGCCCGTGAATTCCAGATCCTCAAGTACTTCTGGCAGCACCGTGGCGAGGTCGTACTCCGCGAAGACCTACTCACCGACATCTGGGGATACACACCCGACAATATGCCTTCGACCCGAACCATCGATAACCACATCGTGAACCTCCGTAAAAAACTCGAAGACGACCAGACAAACCCAAAGATAATCGTATCTATCCGCGGCGCAGGCTACAAGTTCGACGCATAG
- a CDS encoding 5-formyltetrahydrofolate cyclo-ligase: MSLIPAIAICILVMLVFGSSPIVELVLKKRREKRGEDVIRDPWTEIHEIPGYRDARNIAAFYPVKGEPNIKPIIQELAIEGRLLLPRCEGDGIMNFYKVSSLRKDLVKGHFGIMEPREGFEKFEGEIPVFLVPGVKFNWDGCRVGHGKGYYDRFLSKYPKAYKAGIATPAQISKEPLAQKETDIRMDVIIACKELY; this comes from the coding sequence ATGAGCTTGATACCGGCAATTGCCATCTGCATCCTGGTCATGCTTGTTTTCGGGAGTAGTCCCATTGTGGAACTTGTCCTCAAGAAGCGTCGCGAAAAGAGGGGCGAAGACGTCATCAGGGACCCCTGGACCGAGATCCACGAAATTCCCGGTTACAGGGACGCGCGCAACATCGCGGCATTCTACCCCGTGAAGGGCGAACCCAATATCAAGCCTATCATCCAGGAACTTGCCATAGAGGGCCGACTTCTGCTTCCGCGTTGCGAAGGCGATGGCATCATGAACTTCTACAAGGTGAGCAGCCTGCGCAAGGACTTGGTCAAGGGACATTTCGGCATCATGGAGCCACGCGAAGGCTTCGAGAAATTCGAAGGCGAGATTCCCGTGTTCCTCGTTCCCGGAGTCAAATTCAACTGGGACGGTTGCCGCGTCGGCCACGGAAAGGGATACTACGACAGGTTCCTTTCCAAGTACCCCAAGGCATACAAGGCAGGCATCGCCACGCCGGCACAGATTTCAAAGGAACCGCTAGCACAGAAGGAAACCGACATCAGAATGGATGTCATCATCGCCTGCAAGGAACTGTACTAG
- a CDS encoding ABC transporter substrate-binding protein, protein MSIFGKLLRITSTFPMVFTAGMFVACEDETAEKSVADNSEYPRAETLYIGGFDWAPPATFNPLDYDPNFPIDGNVRLMYETLVTYNQITDKLEPMLADSFTKTDSSITVHLDEKAKWNNGTPVTVEDVIFTFHIDSILPTPRHGNWQYLSSVKDDGNNNIVFNFARNNRNPLIILNAIAETSILPKAVFEPIIKGAKEGKNYNFSKVVEFKNDSMPVVSGPYNLKAFSPDKIVLERNDSYWGNANHGGKLPAPKYIIHSLYNGNNHFNSAMTKGHLDVSSIFLPQIWNKAKDGIRAWSREEPYHLPGSITTLIINHKVAPFNDPAFRRALAHSVNFEKIKSRANSNYTPAIQAGFILPFGPEARFFNKEDADKYGYSYNTEKAKEILTEAGYSWDAEGKLLDKQGKPVRAISIECPQGWTDWEDAIKVIVESFGEVGITAEQNFVDYSVWDKNLRHCTFDLAMKTQTAELSAATPWTRFDQVMGSVALKPVGEDAFSNQGRFKNDDANQLLAKIPTITSEQELTNAYRELNKIFMETIPVLPVMYRPTQYYQFSTKHWTNFPTEENPYAPPQHLIVAAGVKALWEIQPVK, encoded by the coding sequence ATGAGCATATTTGGTAAATTATTACGTATAACCTCAACATTCCCGATGGTCTTTACCGCGGGCATGTTCGTGGCGTGCGAAGATGAAACTGCAGAGAAAAGTGTTGCGGACAACTCGGAATACCCTCGTGCAGAAACACTATATATAGGTGGTTTTGACTGGGCCCCTCCGGCGACGTTCAACCCGCTGGACTATGACCCGAATTTCCCCATCGACGGAAATGTCCGCCTGATGTACGAGACTCTCGTCACCTATAACCAGATTACCGATAAGCTCGAGCCGATGCTCGCGGATTCGTTCACCAAGACCGATTCCAGCATCACAGTCCACCTTGACGAAAAGGCAAAATGGAACAACGGCACTCCGGTGACCGTCGAAGACGTCATCTTCACGTTCCACATCGACTCCATCCTCCCGACACCGCGTCACGGGAACTGGCAGTACCTTTCTTCCGTCAAGGACGACGGAAACAACAACATTGTCTTCAATTTTGCCCGCAATAACAGGAACCCGCTCATAATCCTGAACGCCATTGCGGAAACATCCATTCTCCCGAAGGCTGTATTCGAGCCGATTATCAAGGGCGCCAAGGAAGGCAAGAACTACAACTTCAGCAAAGTCGTAGAATTCAAGAACGATTCCATGCCGGTCGTCTCCGGACCTTACAACCTGAAGGCGTTCTCGCCCGACAAGATTGTACTCGAAAGGAACGACAGTTACTGGGGCAACGCGAACCACGGAGGCAAGCTGCCCGCACCGAAATACATTATCCATTCACTGTATAACGGCAACAACCATTTCAACAGCGCGATGACAAAGGGACACCTCGACGTGTCGTCGATTTTCCTCCCGCAAATCTGGAACAAGGCAAAGGACGGCATCCGTGCATGGAGCCGCGAAGAGCCCTACCACCTTCCGGGATCGATTACGACACTCATCATCAACCACAAGGTCGCCCCCTTCAACGACCCCGCATTCCGCAGGGCGCTCGCGCATTCCGTGAACTTCGAAAAGATCAAGTCCAGGGCGAACTCCAACTACACACCCGCCATCCAGGCCGGGTTCATCTTGCCGTTCGGACCTGAAGCCCGCTTCTTCAACAAGGAAGATGCCGACAAGTACGGATACTCCTACAACACCGAAAAGGCAAAAGAAATTCTCACCGAAGCAGGCTACAGTTGGGATGCCGAAGGCAAACTGCTCGACAAGCAGGGCAAGCCGGTGCGCGCCATCAGTATCGAATGCCCGCAGGGCTGGACCGACTGGGAAGACGCCATCAAGGTCATTGTGGAATCCTTCGGCGAAGTCGGCATCACGGCCGAGCAGAACTTTGTGGACTACAGCGTGTGGGACAAGAACCTGCGCCATTGCACGTTCGACCTCGCCATGAAGACGCAGACCGCAGAACTTTCAGCGGCAACCCCGTGGACCCGCTTTGACCAGGTAATGGGAAGTGTCGCCCTCAAGCCCGTCGGCGAAGATGCCTTCTCGAACCAAGGCCGCTTCAAGAACGACGATGCGAACCAGTTGCTCGCGAAGATTCCGACCATCACGTCGGAACAGGAACTCACGAACGCCTACCGCGAACTGAACAAGATATTCATGGAGACCATACCGGTGCTCCCGGTCATGTACCGCCCCACGCAGTACTACCAGTTCTCCACCAAGCACTGGACGAACTTCCCCACCGAGGAAAACCCGTATGCTCCGCCGCAGCACCTGATCGTAGCAGCCGGCGTGAAGGCCCTCTGGGAAATCCAGCCGGTCAAGTAA
- a CDS encoding AAA family ATPase, with translation MESARKVINTFLKTKYNPNDLKSELYKAGEAAKEEGWTFMDASFQLGGKARDEGLSPDEVEQVLRRAFSSEKRSSEREEVHQEAPAAAPAGQAPVVESMPKSTIISPLPTGMISMEQMLALGLDTQSMELLQNFKIDPEALSIPWPAADWRKDLAKLLEVAFEKDETIEFKISDTPTATAELVSNIVDRDDAIKKIMKSLDCQDGALICVNATKGGTDATDESWRYRYAVIDNPKMSLAKQLAYYKALNLPCAALVNTGANSVQAWVKIGAVDREEYDERIEFLFKTLDSQGFKIDSANKSPSFMARMPGVLRGGKQQYLIGTEQGAKNFKEWKEWVEYSLDGKPLIELASDSEEPPKKDASIIENMLRAGEFFLFQAPPKSGKSLALMDMALSICYGEDWFGNATSSNDVLFINFELTKSVFLNRLHLLGNKRGLNASTPKFGFLNLRGTALSPLETAQLIAKRIEGAKKLENHDYRVVVIDPISAVLHNPKSMRLTGSPHQILMQMIDTIIALTGCAVVTACNNDEYPYLQSRADSVISLSPVEGALNLFQINGSFREFPKMLARECSWIYPRFLV, from the coding sequence ATGGAAAGCGCAAGAAAAGTCATCAACACATTCCTCAAGACGAAGTACAATCCGAACGACCTGAAGAGCGAACTCTACAAGGCAGGCGAAGCCGCCAAGGAAGAGGGATGGACCTTCATGGACGCGAGCTTCCAGCTGGGCGGAAAGGCCCGCGACGAAGGTCTCTCTCCGGACGAAGTCGAACAGGTCTTGCGCAGGGCTTTCTCCTCGGAAAAGCGTTCCAGCGAACGTGAAGAAGTCCACCAAGAGGCTCCCGCCGCCGCTCCCGCAGGACAGGCACCGGTCGTAGAATCCATGCCGAAGTCAACAATCATCTCGCCCCTCCCTACGGGCATGATTTCGATGGAACAGATGCTTGCTCTTGGCCTCGACACGCAGTCGATGGAACTCCTGCAAAACTTCAAGATTGACCCCGAAGCCCTTTCCATTCCTTGGCCCGCTGCCGACTGGAGAAAAGACCTCGCGAAACTCCTTGAAGTGGCCTTCGAAAAAGACGAAACCATCGAGTTCAAGATTTCGGACACGCCCACGGCGACCGCCGAACTCGTTTCGAATATCGTCGACCGCGACGATGCCATCAAGAAAATCATGAAGAGCCTAGACTGCCAGGACGGCGCCCTCATCTGCGTAAACGCGACAAAGGGCGGAACGGATGCGACCGACGAAAGTTGGCGTTACCGCTATGCCGTCATTGACAACCCGAAGATGTCCCTGGCCAAGCAGCTTGCTTACTACAAGGCTTTGAACCTCCCGTGCGCAGCCCTCGTGAATACGGGCGCGAACTCGGTGCAGGCCTGGGTAAAGATCGGTGCAGTTGACCGCGAGGAATACGACGAGCGCATTGAATTCCTATTCAAGACTCTCGATTCCCAAGGGTTCAAGATCGATTCCGCAAACAAGAGCCCCAGTTTCATGGCTCGCATGCCGGGCGTGCTGCGTGGCGGCAAGCAGCAGTACCTCATCGGCACCGAGCAGGGCGCGAAGAACTTCAAGGAATGGAAGGAATGGGTCGAGTACTCCCTCGACGGCAAGCCGCTAATCGAACTTGCCAGTGACAGCGAGGAACCGCCAAAAAAAGATGCGAGCATCATCGAGAACATGCTGCGCGCAGGCGAATTCTTCCTGTTCCAGGCCCCCCCCAAGAGCGGAAAGTCGCTCGCCCTCATGGACATGGCTCTTTCCATTTGCTACGGCGAAGACTGGTTCGGCAACGCGACCTCCTCGAACGACGTGCTGTTCATCAACTTCGAACTCACGAAGTCCGTATTCCTGAACCGTCTCCACCTGCTCGGCAACAAGCGCGGGCTCAACGCGAGTACGCCAAAGTTCGGTTTCTTGAACCTGCGCGGTACGGCGCTCTCCCCGCTCGAGACAGCGCAGCTTATCGCGAAACGTATCGAGGGTGCCAAGAAACTCGAGAATCACGACTACCGCGTAGTGGTCATCGACCCGATATCCGCCGTACTCCACAACCCGAAGTCCATGCGACTCACCGGATCCCCGCACCAGATTCTGATGCAGATGATCGACACGATTATCGCGCTTACGGGCTGTGCCGTCGTTACCGCATGCAACAACGACGAATACCCCTACCTCCAGTCCCGCGCCGACAGCGTCATTTCGCTCTCGCCGGTGGAAGGCGCCCTGAACCTGTTCCAGATAAACGGGTCTTTCCGCGAATTTCCGAAAATGCTTGCCAGGGAATGCTCCTGGATCTACCCGCGCTTCCTCGTGTAG
- a CDS encoding ribonuclease D: MMQNENYILVDSEESLAGLLADLELYEMAAVDTEADSMHHYQARLCLIQITIGEHHYIVDPLCSVDISPIFATKAMQTVFFHGADYDLRLLWQAYGYSPKKIFDTMLAAKFLGAQHLGLADLVRENFGDELKKENQRADWTIRPLPLEMCEYAIHDTFYLHELCAILSEKLLAAGRMDWLMEQCQALIEHARMPSEKTREHWRLTGSSLFSPCGLNILKHLWEWREKQAELMDRPPYKVMPAELMLAIVRSAQAHFPDVKVEHLPKLPRNFREERLDSFKEMLQTAISTPESEWPERLPKAPPPPVVPHSELLAALKFWRDEEAEKEHLDPSLLANRAQLIWLAAPGCMAWEERYAEAHLMNWQKNIWNRILREKLPTAKRIGED; encoded by the coding sequence ATGATGCAAAACGAGAATTACATCCTGGTCGACAGCGAAGAATCCCTGGCAGGGCTTCTGGCAGACCTTGAACTCTATGAGATGGCCGCCGTGGACACGGAAGCCGATTCCATGCACCATTACCAAGCCCGGCTCTGCCTCATCCAGATTACCATCGGAGAGCACCACTATATTGTAGACCCGCTCTGTTCCGTCGACATTTCCCCGATTTTCGCAACAAAGGCCATGCAGACCGTGTTTTTCCACGGAGCCGACTACGACCTGCGGCTCCTGTGGCAGGCCTATGGCTACTCTCCCAAGAAAATTTTCGACACCATGCTTGCTGCAAAGTTTCTCGGGGCTCAGCATCTCGGCCTTGCCGACCTGGTTCGCGAGAATTTCGGTGACGAACTCAAGAAAGAGAACCAACGCGCCGACTGGACAATCCGTCCGCTTCCGCTAGAGATGTGTGAGTACGCCATTCACGATACGTTCTACCTGCACGAACTATGCGCCATCCTTTCGGAAAAACTCCTCGCGGCCGGCCGCATGGACTGGCTCATGGAACAATGCCAGGCCCTGATCGAGCATGCCAGGATGCCCAGCGAAAAAACGCGCGAGCACTGGCGCCTTACAGGCTCAAGCCTTTTCAGCCCCTGCGGGCTCAACATCTTAAAGCACCTGTGGGAATGGCGTGAAAAGCAGGCCGAACTCATGGACAGGCCTCCCTACAAGGTCATGCCTGCAGAACTCATGCTCGCCATCGTGCGCTCGGCACAGGCACATTTCCCCGACGTGAAGGTGGAACACCTTCCCAAGCTCCCGAGGAATTTCAGGGAAGAACGGCTAGACTCATTCAAGGAAATGCTACAGACCGCCATTTCTACGCCGGAAAGCGAATGGCCAGAACGCTTGCCGAAGGCCCCGCCTCCGCCTGTGGTCCCCCATTCCGAACTGCTCGCCGCCCTCAAGTTCTGGCGTGACGAAGAAGCCGAAAAGGAACATCTCGACCCATCGCTCCTTGCAAACAGGGCCCAGCTCATCTGGCTTGCCGCACCTGGATGCATGGCTTGGGAAGAGCGTTACGCCGAAGCCCACCTAATGAACTGGCAAAAGAATATCTGGAACCGAATCCTCCGCGAAAAACTCCCCACGGCAAAGCGAATCGGCGAGGACTAG
- a CDS encoding cell wall metabolism sensor histidine kinase WalK, with translation MRFSKGNLILILVFVGGIIMPTAILSFLGFRNIQNEMFLAQKNFDENQAAFQKDIEDAINKEQEKIYQETKAASLFLYEQPRSLLEFGNAASFKDVAGIEAIFLYNNESLVYPDISSKHFYNTHDFSAIVASPLEQRLFDAEQDTSHSESLLPRLMKSSSLFETRNEQVLNILGIVRLCYRNKDYNEALKWLKVLESHPHLQGYLHADLTRSVNLLHFEILVKQKKHAEAEDYSLSVLNQFLQSESIEDIPSAKFFFETAFSQILSFEDLSQEKRESFWNLRANFNRQLGYMEILSKYRKNFEELLDNDFTTKEGILYRNDNGITLFKMGYPLLSGNQIVIAKIDEEAYRTRLLEKVKNISQRWKNVPFSIVDERDSILAGSIPDSSSVLSQSRLSEAFAWEFSLYEKDISEIRQESRQRMYLMYGLLLFSLITVIFGSFFMFRFIVQERRLLAMKANFLSSVSHELKTPLTSIKMFAEMMARGRVAKVEKVQEYSGLIGKEATRLENLIGAILNYTRMEHGTGAFKWEKLDFSVCARKVFDAVEDIGVEKGLEFHTRFEPGAYVMGDYTALYSLAQNLIENAIKYTNAPGEITISVYTEEDRAVFSVTDTGVGIDSSEQKNIFNDFYRVGDEMTRSTKGSGLGLAIVKRVAETHKATISLSSKLGKGSTFTVRFKKVD, from the coding sequence ATGCGTTTTTCGAAAGGAAACCTGATTCTCATCCTCGTATTCGTAGGCGGCATCATCATGCCTACGGCAATCCTTTCGTTTCTCGGCTTCCGCAACATCCAGAACGAGATGTTCCTAGCCCAGAAGAACTTCGACGAGAACCAGGCAGCATTCCAAAAGGACATCGAAGACGCCATCAACAAGGAACAGGAAAAGATCTACCAAGAGACAAAGGCAGCCTCACTATTCCTGTACGAACAGCCGCGCAGCCTGCTCGAATTCGGCAATGCGGCATCGTTCAAGGATGTCGCCGGCATCGAGGCAATATTCCTGTACAACAACGAAAGCCTCGTCTACCCCGACATTTCTTCGAAGCATTTCTACAACACACACGACTTCTCTGCAATCGTAGCATCGCCGCTTGAACAGCGCCTGTTTGACGCAGAGCAGGACACGAGCCATAGCGAGAGCCTGCTGCCGAGACTCATGAAGAGTTCCTCGCTGTTTGAAACGCGAAACGAGCAGGTGCTGAACATTCTCGGAATCGTACGCCTCTGCTACAGGAACAAGGACTACAATGAGGCCCTCAAGTGGCTGAAGGTTCTCGAGAGCCACCCACACCTGCAGGGCTACCTGCACGCGGACCTCACCCGTTCCGTAAACCTGCTGCATTTCGAAATCCTCGTCAAGCAAAAGAAACACGCCGAAGCCGAAGACTACAGCCTTTCTGTACTGAACCAGTTCCTACAGAGCGAAAGCATCGAGGACATCCCCTCGGCCAAGTTCTTCTTCGAGACTGCGTTCTCGCAAATCCTTTCGTTCGAAGACCTCTCACAAGAAAAGCGCGAATCGTTCTGGAACCTGCGAGCGAACTTCAACCGCCAGCTCGGGTACATGGAAATCCTTTCAAAATACCGCAAGAACTTCGAAGAGCTGCTGGACAACGATTTCACGACAAAGGAAGGCATCCTCTACCGCAACGACAATGGTATTACCTTGTTCAAAATGGGATACCCGCTCCTTTCGGGCAACCAGATTGTCATAGCGAAAATAGACGAGGAGGCCTACCGCACAAGGCTCCTCGAAAAAGTAAAGAACATATCGCAACGCTGGAAAAACGTTCCCTTCTCCATTGTAGACGAGCGCGATTCCATTCTCGCGGGGAGCATTCCCGACAGTTCGAGCGTACTCTCGCAATCTAGGCTTTCAGAAGCATTCGCCTGGGAATTTTCGCTCTACGAAAAAGACATCAGCGAAATCCGCCAGGAATCCCGCCAGCGCATGTACCTGATGTACGGTTTGCTTCTGTTCTCGCTCATCACCGTCATCTTCGGTTCTTTCTTCATGTTCCGTTTCATTGTACAGGAACGCAGGCTACTCGCCATGAAAGCGAACTTCCTCTCGAGTGTTTCGCACGAGCTCAAGACTCCGCTTACCTCCATCAAGATGTTTGCCGAAATGATGGCCCGCGGGCGCGTCGCCAAAGTCGAGAAGGTGCAGGAATATTCGGGACTTATCGGCAAGGAAGCGACAAGGCTCGAAAACCTCATCGGAGCCATCCTCAACTACACGCGCATGGAACACGGCACGGGAGCCTTCAAGTGGGAAAAACTCGACTTCTCGGTATGTGCGCGCAAGGTATTCGACGCCGTTGAAGACATCGGCGTGGAGAAGGGGCTGGAATTCCATACGCGTTTCGAGCCAGGCGCCTACGTGATGGGCGACTACACGGCCCTATACAGCCTTGCACAGAACCTTATCGAGAACGCCATCAAGTACACGAATGCTCCTGGCGAAATTACCATCAGCGTGTATACCGAAGAAGACCGAGCCGTATTTTCGGTGACGGATACGGGCGTTGGCATCGATTCTTCGGAACAAAAGAATATATTTAATGACTTCTACAGGGTCGGTGACGAAATGACCCGCAGCACAAAGGGTTCCGGACTTGGACTTGCCATAGTGAAGAGAGTTGCCGAGACACACAAGGCAACTATCTCACTTTCAAGCAAGCTCGGAAAGGGTTCAACATTTACGGTTAGATTCAAGAAGGTGGACTGA
- a CDS encoding RNA methyltransferase, with protein MAFNNDGNRRGFSSDRRQGFGHERRFENRFEKRFDNRGERKFENRRPSPDNVITAMGDADSQPQVAVGGIKEVTELLTKEPLKVHRVLFMHQSGNPKLYELQKLAKRSHVHVQQVDSKILDSYARPNQGVVALMNEKELLNWMDVREELFAAKEKGEKKLIAVATNIEDPRNLGACIRSCLALGVDLFLIPAKGMCGITPSVARTSAGALEKMRVCRPDNLEAAVGELKMAGYQILGLDADTETNLADFKFADQAVIAVGGEDVGLPPFIKKQCDAVLRIPMMPEAHSYNASVALSLGLYEFARLRIKTP; from the coding sequence ATGGCTTTCAATAATGACGGCAACCGTCGCGGTTTCAGTAGTGACCGCAGGCAAGGGTTCGGGCACGAACGTCGGTTCGAGAACCGTTTTGAAAAGAGGTTCGACAACAGGGGCGAAAGGAAATTCGAGAACAGGCGCCCCTCCCCGGACAACGTGATTACTGCAATGGGTGACGCGGATTCGCAACCGCAGGTCGCCGTCGGAGGCATTAAGGAAGTCACTGAACTTTTGACCAAGGAACCGCTGAAGGTCCACCGCGTGCTGTTCATGCACCAGTCGGGCAACCCGAAGCTCTACGAACTGCAGAAACTCGCCAAGCGCTCGCACGTGCACGTGCAGCAGGTCGACTCGAAAATTCTCGACAGCTACGCCCGCCCGAACCAGGGTGTCGTCGCGCTGATGAACGAGAAGGAACTCCTGAACTGGATGGACGTGCGCGAAGAACTCTTTGCAGCGAAAGAGAAGGGCGAAAAGAAACTTATCGCCGTCGCAACAAATATCGAAGACCCGCGCAATCTGGGCGCCTGCATCCGCAGCTGCCTCGCCCTGGGCGTCGACCTGTTCCTGATTCCCGCGAAGGGAATGTGCGGGATTACCCCGAGCGTAGCCCGCACCTCTGCCGGCGCCCTCGAAAAGATGCGCGTATGCAGGCCCGATAACCTCGAGGCCGCCGTCGGTGAACTCAAGATGGCCGGCTACCAGATTCTCGGGCTTGACGCCGACACCGAAACGAACCTCGCCGACTTCAAGTTCGCCGACCAGGCCGTAATCGCTGTCGGCGGCGAAGACGTAGGCCTTCCGCCGTTCATCAAGAAGCAGTGCGACGCGGTGCTGCGCATCCCGATGATGCCCGAAGCGCACTCCTACAACGCATCTGTAGCCCTTTCCCTCGGACTTTACGAATTTGCAAGGCTTCGCATCAAGACGCCCTAG